The following coding sequences are from one Treponema bryantii window:
- a CDS encoding glycosyltransferase: MKVALVHYWLVTMRGGEKVLETLCKMFPEADIYTNVYNPDAVSDIIRSHKVYTTKINNYPMARKLYQKYMPFMPKALMELDLTGYDLIISSESGPAKGVCPAPDAFHICYCHTPMRYLWDMYHEYFKKSNPLVKFFMKKMIPGLRLWDISSSNLVDYFVANSHYVASRINRYYKRNAEVVYPPCAIQKYIDNPRNPEDFYLFFGQLVGYKRADLAIEACIKSGRKIVVIGDGKSKKAAEYTKSGLVTFTGRVSDQAIADYLSKARALLFPGIEDFGIIPVEANAAGCPVLAYKKGGALDSIKENVTGMFFDEQTTDSLIKCMDSFEKRQSDFNDRKAFTEHVQQFSENEFIKKINFIVQNRNKML, encoded by the coding sequence ATGAAAGTTGCATTAGTTCATTACTGGCTTGTTACAATGCGTGGCGGCGAAAAAGTTCTGGAAACTCTTTGTAAAATGTTTCCGGAGGCTGATATTTATACAAATGTTTATAATCCTGATGCTGTTTCAGATATAATCAGAAGCCACAAAGTATATACTACAAAAATCAACAACTACCCTATGGCAAGAAAACTGTATCAGAAATATATGCCTTTTATGCCAAAAGCTTTAATGGAACTCGACCTTACAGGTTATGATCTTATTATTTCCAGCGAATCCGGTCCTGCAAAAGGGGTCTGCCCGGCTCCAGATGCATTCCATATCTGCTACTGTCATACTCCAATGCGATATCTATGGGATATGTATCATGAATATTTCAAGAAATCAAATCCTCTTGTAAAATTCTTTATGAAAAAGATGATACCAGGATTACGTCTTTGGGATATTAGTTCCAGTAATCTCGTAGATTACTTTGTAGCAAACTCTCATTATGTAGCTTCCAGAATCAACCGTTATTACAAACGAAATGCAGAAGTTGTTTACCCTCCTTGTGCAATCCAAAAATATATTGATAATCCACGTAATCCCGAAGATTTCTATCTTTTCTTTGGTCAGCTCGTCGGTTATAAACGTGCAGATCTTGCTATTGAAGCCTGCATTAAATCTGGACGCAAAATTGTTGTTATTGGTGACGGAAAATCAAAAAAAGCTGCTGAATATACAAAATCAGGTCTTGTAACTTTTACAGGACGCGTAAGTGACCAGGCAATTGCAGATTATCTTTCAAAGGCAAGGGCACTTCTTTTCCCTGGAATTGAAGATTTTGGTATTATTCCTGTTGAAGCAAATGCTGCCGGCTGTCCTGTTCTTGCCTATAAAAAAGGCGGTGCTTTGGATTCAATTAAGGAAAATGTTACAGGTATGTTCTTTGATGAGCAGACTACTGATTCACTTATCAAATGTATGGACTCTTTTGAAAAAAGACAGTCTGATTTCAACGACAGAAAAGCATTTACAGAACATGTACAGCAATTTTCTGAAAATGAGTTCATCAAAAAGATTAACTTTATTGTACAAAACAGAAATAAAATGTTATAA
- the wbaP gene encoding undecaprenyl-phosphate galactose phosphotransferase WbaP gives MEVSAYFKKNHPHTSSFISGFSLFIVDAIILLLCIGAGFFIVNIFDSSDINFKSFVNYSVYIPFVLILFAANGLYPGIMNSPTEDIKHYFGCTFFSFLAIILTVYLGNVNDDYLFLETIFKDSTGKAVACAFMVSLPICTIALPAFREIAKHTFAHFRWWGVPVIIYTDKSSGNFIIEKLIKLKYLGYHPAIIIDSSAKESSDYQGIPVYPPSEDLHKQIKAHNIKQAIICDYQGDMSYIMSSYRYTTTVSKHQAFFTNTQQLKDIGGIIGFSSIHNLTFKRNLFIKRCIDVLAILITMPIVLPVMIILGILTKLTSKGPIFYGHKRIGKNGKEIKCWKFRSMCVNSQEILEQILATDPVRRAEWDKDRKFLDDPRVTKFGKFLRKTSLDELPQLFNILVGQMSLVGPRPVTEPELIKYGDYKDYVLSVSPGLTGMWQVSGRSDTGYEERISFDTYYIQNWSIWLDIWILIKTVWVVLVGKGAY, from the coding sequence ATGGAAGTATCTGCGTATTTTAAGAAAAATCATCCACATACAAGCTCTTTTATCTCTGGCTTTTCTCTTTTTATTGTTGACGCCATTATACTTTTATTATGTATTGGTGCAGGCTTTTTTATTGTAAATATATTTGATTCTTCTGATATAAATTTTAAGTCTTTTGTAAATTACTCAGTTTACATTCCTTTTGTTCTGATTCTTTTTGCAGCAAACGGACTTTACCCTGGAATAATGAATTCTCCAACAGAAGATATTAAACATTATTTCGGTTGTACCTTTTTCAGTTTTCTTGCAATAATTCTTACTGTATATCTCGGAAATGTAAATGATGACTATCTATTCCTTGAAACTATTTTTAAGGATAGTACAGGAAAGGCTGTTGCTTGTGCATTTATGGTTTCTCTTCCAATCTGTACTATTGCACTCCCAGCATTCCGCGAAATTGCTAAACATACATTTGCACATTTCCGCTGGTGGGGAGTACCTGTAATCATTTATACAGATAAATCAAGCGGTAATTTTATTATTGAAAAACTCATTAAATTAAAGTATCTAGGATATCATCCGGCAATTATTATTGATTCCAGTGCTAAAGAGTCTTCTGATTATCAGGGAATTCCTGTTTATCCTCCTTCAGAAGATTTACACAAACAAATTAAGGCCCATAATATTAAACAGGCAATTATTTGTGATTATCAAGGCGATATGTCATACATCATGTCTTCTTACAGATATACTACTACTGTTTCAAAGCATCAGGCATTCTTTACAAATACACAGCAGCTCAAAGACATTGGTGGAATCATTGGTTTTTCTTCGATTCATAACCTTACTTTTAAGAGAAACCTTTTCATTAAACGCTGTATTGATGTACTTGCAATCTTGATTACCATGCCAATTGTTTTACCAGTTATGATTATTCTTGGCATTCTTACAAAGCTTACATCAAAAGGGCCTATTTTTTATGGTCATAAACGTATTGGTAAAAACGGTAAAGAAATTAAATGCTGGAAATTCCGTTCTATGTGTGTAAATTCACAGGAAATTCTTGAGCAGATTTTAGCTACTGATCCTGTAAGACGCGCTGAATGGGATAAAGATCGTAAATTTCTTGATGACCCACGTGTAACTAAGTTTGGAAAATTCCTTAGAAAAACAAGTCTAGACGAGCTTCCTCAGTTATTCAATATTCTGGTTGGACAAATGAGTCTTGTTGGTCCTCGCCCTGTTACTGAACCTGAACTTATAAAATATGGAGACTATAAAGATTATGTTCTTTCTGTTTCTCCAGGATTAACTGGAATGTGGCAGGTTTCGGGCCGCTCAGACACAGGTTATGAAGAGCGTATTTCTTTTGATACATATTATATTCAAAACTGGTCTATATGGCTTGATATCTGGATTCTTATCAAAACTGTATGGGTCGTATTAGTTGGAAAAGGTGCATATTAA